A window of Scomber scombrus chromosome 23, fScoSco1.1, whole genome shotgun sequence contains these coding sequences:
- the LOC134005772 gene encoding leucine rich adaptor protein 1-like: MDEDSNLSPELKDIETKLGRKVPDSLIRSLVGGKHPDRHEKAAAAAPHVVNGKLRASSADLKRLEGKMLFLKQEMAHLRAIDVKLMQQLMSINEGIESIRWMIEDKGGVASQEGSLSGSLYSLSDSQDGSSLRGSFNSLNDGNSDGLDGLSVGSYLDTLAEDLPDNPSPTDLDCFVDETVIESDGFSKSPLKLRVESDEYYCFG; encoded by the exons ATGGACGAGGATAGCAACTTATCGCCCGAGTTGAAGGATATAGAGACAAAGTTGGGTCGAAAAGTGCCAGATAGTCTCATCCGCTCCCTTGTTGGAGGAAAACATCCCGACAGGCACGAAAAAGCGGCGGCGGCAGCGCCTCATGTAGTGAATGGCAAACTTCGTGCCAGTTCTGCTGACTTGAAAAGACTGGAAGGCAAAATGCTATTCCTGAAACAAGAAATG GCACACCTGCGAGCCATTGATGTGAAGCTGATGCAGCAGCTCATGTCAATCAACGAGGGCATCGAGTCCATCCGTTGGATGATAGAGGACAAAGGAGGCGTGGCCAGCCAGGAGGGCAGCCTGTCAGGCAGCTTGTACAGCCTGTCAGACAGTCAGGATGGTAGTTCCCTGCGAGGCAGCTTCAACAGCTTGAATGATGGCAACAGTGATGGACTAGACGGTCTGTCTGTTGGTAGTTACCTGGACACTCTTGCAGAAGATCTCCCAGACAACCCTTCACCTACGGACCTTGACTGTTTTGTGGATGAAACAGTGATTGAAAGCGATGGTTTCAGCAAATCGCCACTAAAACTCAGGGTGGAATCAGACGAATACTACTGCTTTGGATAA
- the LOC134005768 gene encoding 5,6-dihydroxyindole-2-carboxylic acid oxidase-like, whose amino-acid sequence MWQSCFLVLLGAAVVNAQFPRECVTPEGLSSGQCCPSPFGLNNDPCGSSTGRGQCVSITADARPHGPQYPHDGRDDRERWPIRFFNRTCQCNGNFSGYNCGRCRHGLTGANCDQSVSVVRRNVMRLSSDEKRAFVNALDQAKRTVHPDLVIATRRHAEVFGPDGNTMQFENITVYNYFVWTHYYSVSKTFLGAGQASFGGVDFSHEGPGFVTWHRYHLLQLERDMQDMLQDPSFALPYWNFAIGGSTCDICTDDLMGARSNFDMNSLSPNSIFAQWRVVCESVEDYDTLGTICNNTETAPIRRNPAGNVNRPMVQRLPEPQDVADCLQVNTFDTPPYYSTSSESFRNTIEGYSAPQGNYDPVVRSLHNLAHLFLNGTGGQTHLSPNDPIFVLLHTYTDAIFDEWLRRHAPGSAVYPDENAPIGHNRGYNMVPFWPPVNNAEMFVVAPENLGYSYEAEWPGQAFTLTEIITMAIVAALVIVAVIFAATTCAVRARSYKMEGHQPLLSDQYQRYDDEKSQSVV is encoded by the exons ATGTGGCAGAGCTGCTTTTTGGTGCTTTTGGGCGCCGCGGTCGTGAACGCTCAGTTCCCCAGAGAGTGTGTGACACCCGAGGGACTCAGTAGTGGACAGTGCTGTCCGTCACCCTTTGGCCTGAACAACGACCCGTGTGGTTCCAGCACGGGGCGCGGACAGTGCGTGTCCATCACTGCGGATGCGCGCCCGCACGGCCCTCAGTACCCGCACGACGGACGGGACGACCGGGAACGATGGCCAATCCGTTTCTTCAACCGCACATGTCAGTGTAATGGAAACTTCAGTGGTTATAACTGCGGCCGCTGTAGACACGGATTGACCGGGGCCAACTGTGACCAGAGTGTTTCTGTTG TAAGAAGAAACGTGATGCGGCTCAGCTCGGATGAGAAGCGTGCCTTTGTGAACGCGCTGGACCAGGCCAAGCGCACGGTGCACCCCGACCTGGTGATAGCCACCCGCCGCCATGCGGAGGTCTTCGGGCCCGACGGGAACACCATGCAGTTCGAAAACATCACCGTCTACAATTACTTCGTGTGGACGCATTATTACTCTGTCAGCAAAACTTTCCTGGGTGCGGGACAGGCCAGTTTTGGAGGAGTGGACTTCTCACATGAGGGGCCCGGTTTCGTCACTTGGCACAGATAccacctgctgcagctggagcGAGACATGCAG GACATGCTCCAAGACCCCTCCTTCGCCCTGCCCTACTGGAACTTTGCCATTGGTGGAAGCACATGTGACATCTGTACAGATGACCTGATGGGAGCCAGGAGCAACTTTGACATGAATTCCCTGAGCCCCAACTCTATCTTTGCCCAGTGGAGAGTTGTCTGTGAGAGTGTAGAAGACTATGACACCCTGGGAACCATCTGCAACA ACACTGAAACCGCTCCCATCAGAAGGAACCCAGCAGGAAATGTCAACAGGCCAATGGTCCAACGTCTCCCTGAGCCTCAGGATGTGGCAGACTGTCTGCAGGTTAACACTTTCGACACACCACCCTACTACTCCACCTCTTCTGAAAGCTTCAGAAACACAATTGAAg GTTATAGCGCCCCCCAGGGGAACTATGACCCTGTGGTGAGGAGCCTCCACAACCTGGCCCACCTGTTCTTGAACGGGACTGGAGGACAGACCCACCTCTCGCCTAACGACCCCATCTTCGTCCTCCTCCACACCTATACTGATGCCATTTTTGATGAATGGTTGAGGAGACACGCTCCAG GTTCAGCTGTGTACCCGGACGAAAACGCCCCTATTGGTCATAACAGAGGCTACAACATGGTACCTTTCTGGCCCCCGGTTAATAACGCTGAGATGTTTGTGGTTGCCCCTGAAAATCTTGGTTATTCTTATGAAGCTGAATGGCCAG GTCAAGCTTTCACTCTGACTGAAATCATCACCATGGCAATAGTGGCTGCGCTTGTGATCGTTGCAGTCATTTTCGCTGCCACCACATGTGCCGTGCGGGCCAGGTCGTACAAGATGGAGGGCCACCAGCCTCTGCTCAGTGATCAGTACCAGCGCTACGACGATGAGAAAAGCCAATCTGTAGTctaa